In Nostoc sphaeroides, the genomic window GAACTTTGGGGGTTTAAGTCCCCAGCAAGACAGGCAGCGCGTGAAAGTGTCGGGGTATAAATCCCCGTCACAAAACGTAATTGCGAATTGCGAATTGCGAATTGCGAATTGTTTTAATGCCTTTTGTGGAGGACTAAATCCAATACCGTTCAGTTAAGCCCAAAAACCTTGGTAAAGACGCGAAATTTCGCGTCTCTACAGGTTTAAAATCAGTACCACAAATCCTTAACTGAACTGTATTGGGACTAAATCAGACTTTTGCTAGGGCATAAACGCACAGCGCAAAGCCAAGACGTTTCCGTTGTTTCGGGCTTGTTGTCTGACATCGCAACCTAAACGCAATCAAAATGTTGGTCTAGTTTTATACCAATTATTTGAGAGGGTGCATATATTTACCCCCCAAGGCATCGGCGGGAATACTGGGGTATCTTGTTATGTGCATCTATATATATTATTTGGTTTAACAAATTTCTAACTGCACAGTTATTTTTGCCCTGCTGCATTAGTATGTCAAAATAAAAATACCCGATACATCAAGGTGAGCGATCGCTCCAAAAGCTAGATTAAAGGATTGACCTGAGCAATGGCAGACCCAACCAATCACAATCAAGCGGGAGAAGTAGCTCCCAGCACAGTTGACAAGCAAGCTCCCAGTGTGGCTGAAGAACACGCTCCTAGTACAGACTCACCGGAAGCTACAGACCTTCCTACTGCTAACGCGCCAGATCCGAAAGCTGCAAACCCCGAAGATAACCCTAATGCTGCATCACCTAAGCGCGAAAAACCCGCAGCCGCCGCAACAGGAGAAAAACCCGCAGCTAAAGCCGCCAAAAAGGAAAAAGCCCCAGCTGTTGAGGATAAGCCATTTGTAGAGTTCATCGAGCAAGACTACTTGCCAGCTTTACAAAAAGCGATCGCTCAACAAGGCGTGAAAGATTTACAGGTGTCTTTTGCCAAGCAGAAAGTTCCAATCACTGGTTTTGAATCTGCCGAAGAATGCTGGCAAATTATCGGCAGTTGGAAAGAAATTGGTCTGCGTCAGTTTAACCTCTATTTCCCAGAAGAAGATATTCAAGGGAAAAAGGGATTTTCCTGTAATGAAGGCAAAAAACCTAGCACTCTTGAGTCCTTCTTAATTGATGAGCGCAAAACTACCCTTGATTTGTTAGTATTTGGCTTAGTTCAGCGCTTGGACGGTCAAAAGTGGTTAGGTATAAATTAGTCATTGGTCATTAGTCATTGGTTTTTTTAAGAAAAGACAAAGGACAAATGACAAAGGACTATTTTATTTAAAGTTCATGGAAATGGTAGATAACGGCTCCAGTATTGGGGTCGTTATCTATTTTTACGTAACCTGATTTGTACATCTCGTTCAGAGTAGCTTCCACTTCAGCAAAGCTAGCTCCCGTAAACTTTACGCCTTGAGTCACAGTTAAAATACCACCCTTGCTTTCTGCCGCTTCAATCAGTTTAATCATGAGTTGGTTGCCTGTTGGGCGGTGGACTTGAGAAGCAACCACTGCTTGATTTAAGGGCACACCAAAGGGAGACACACCCGCTTTTAATCTCAGGTTGTTTTCGTATTCGTCAACCATGTTGGGGATGAAAAACAAATCCACCAACTGCCCTATACCAAACACACCACCGGTCAACAGCCACAACAAACCAGTCCCAATCTTGCCATTGTAGAAACGGTGCAGTCCTCCTAATCCGAAAAAGACTGCTGCACACAAGATGTAAGAGACAAGAAGTCGGTCTTTATGCTGATTGTTTTCAAGATTCATCTCGTTTTCAACCCTTTGGATTTACTCTTGTTGCCTAAGATGGGTTTTCCATATTGTAGTAAAAACCACAGAAAATTACTGAGATAGCAGTGCTTTTAGAATACAAGAAGTGCGTACTACTCCACTTGATCTAAACAGTGCTGATCGCTGAACTACGTTTATTTGACTACTAGTCAGCGATTCTTGGTTCCGTAAACATTGAATGATTGTTGCAACTCTTAATCTTTTGCTTACAAATTTCTAACCCGTACCTTGGTAGACTGAACTTTATACAATTGGATTATTGTGGGCTGTTACGCCTTGCCAGAGCT contains:
- a CDS encoding DUF2996 domain-containing protein — translated: MADPTNHNQAGEVAPSTVDKQAPSVAEEHAPSTDSPEATDLPTANAPDPKAANPEDNPNAASPKREKPAAAATGEKPAAKAAKKEKAPAVEDKPFVEFIEQDYLPALQKAIAQQGVKDLQVSFAKQKVPITGFESAEECWQIIGSWKEIGLRQFNLYFPEEDIQGKKGFSCNEGKKPSTLESFLIDERKTTLDLLVFGLVQRLDGQKWLGIN
- a CDS encoding TM2 domain-containing protein — encoded protein: MNLENNQHKDRLLVSYILCAAVFFGLGGLHRFYNGKIGTGLLWLLTGGVFGIGQLVDLFFIPNMVDEYENNLRLKAGVSPFGVPLNQAVVASQVHRPTGNQLMIKLIEAAESKGGILTVTQGVKFTGASFAEVEATLNEMYKSGYVKIDNDPNTGAVIYHFHEL